The Coccidioides posadasii str. Silveira chromosome 3, complete sequence genome contains a region encoding:
- a CDS encoding uncharacterized protein (EggNog:ENOG410PTJ1~COG:S~BUSCO:12432at33183), with protein sequence MADPLPHGLVSNTDHVSSDLKSADYVEIEDVAKLWRVYTTNKTTLKKGAGKRLENLFWRIWSNGRISSNISGSTLAHLFIQMTNETPLWTRDKEELGSISRNSPSTFPRLATDSASACKDSSRTQFSGNESKSRSRTSLPPSILKKPSRSSSQHRRKSTRFAFEELQNAREQGDAWREFRSSPRWAEMPRSERFNPRSRSYVPNPGPALFQPVPGMRKSAVISDNSIFDERYLRLASAFDGEVRTRKLTLEALSPTSRSAIKPKPPLMIPPLADTTCDQPLDNTSPHNSPASTPSTETQLTPRPILQRAPPCPKPPRPAEPHPTTPLVDKNFRARFVERQPRESPVSSLTTLISSKEPPSLPGSPAATDRTDFIIQPSQTSRMRDSPRAEMVLGQPPEVSLSRTLSGSPPAPISRSGSRLPARHGQDSQLSKLIEEKCKE encoded by the exons ATGGCGGACCCTCTACCTCATGGGTTGGTCTCAAACACCGACCATGTAAGCTCTGATCTGAAAAGTGCGGACTATGTTGAGATCGAAGATGTCGCAAAGCTGTGGCGAG TTTATACAACCAACAAGACTACATTAAAAAAAGGAGCGGGAAAACGGCTGGAAAACTTGTTCTGGAGAATCTGGAGTAACGGGCGCATAAGTTCCAACATCAGCGGATCGACCTTGGCCCACCTCTTTATTCAAATGACAAATGAGACTCCACTGTGGACTCGggataaagaa GAATTAGGTTCTATTTCAAGGAACTCGCCTTCAACGTTTCCGCGGCTTGCAACAGACTCGGCGTCTGCCTGCAAGGACAGCTCCAGGACACAGTTTTCTGGCAATGAATCCAAGAGTCGCAGCCGGACAAGTCTTCCGCCATCTATTCTCAAAAAGCCTTCAAGGTCATCATCACAACATCGTCGCAAAAGTACTCGCTTTGCATTTGAAGAACTTCAAAATGCCAGGGAACAAGGCGATGCTTGGAGAGAGTTTCGTTCATCACCGCGTTGGGCAGAAATGCCACGCAGCGAGAGGTTTAATCCGAGATCTAGATCCTATGTTCCGAACCCCGGCCCAGCTCTCTTTCAGCCTGTTCCGGGTATGCGAAAGTCAGCAGTAATTTCGGACAATAGCATATTCGATGAAAGATACCTGCGCCTCGCTTCAGCTTTCGATGGTGAAGTTCGTACTCGGAAATTAACCCTGGAAGCCC TTTCTCCAACCTCCAGGAGTGCAATAAAACCAAAACCGCCACTCATGATCCCTCCACTCGCAGACACCACGTGTGACCAACCGCTGGATAATACATCGCCGCACAACTCTCCAGCGAGCACGCCATCCACAGAAACCCAGCTCACTCCCAGGCCTATCCTTCAACGAGCGCCGCCGTGCCCAAAGCCACCGCGACCTGCCGAACCTCATCCAACAACCCCATTAGTCGATAAGAATTTTCGGGCCCGTTTTGTCGAACGACAACCCCGCGAATCCCCCGTGTCTTCTCTAACCACATTAATTTCCTCGAAGGAACCTCCCTCCTTGCCTGGCTCCCCCGCAGCCACCGATCGAACTGACTTCATAATCCAGCCTTCGCAGACCTCGCGTATGAGAGATTCTCCTCGCGCAGAAATGGTACTCGGTCAACCACCAGAAGTATCGCTCTCGAGGACGCTCTCAGGCTCTCCACCGGCCCCTATTTCGCGTAGTGGGTCACGACTTCCAGCCCGACATGGACAAGACAGTCAGCTGAGCAAATTGATCGAGGAAAAATGCAAGGAATGA
- a CDS encoding uncharacterized protein (EggNog:ENOG41KOG0504~COG:E): MSLLDLPGELIFQIAGYLEESDLNSFLRTNRTAAEMLTPTLYDKGFATEHGFRSEVLGHLLNADEVAVAMKFYGILLAKMTYPPAVDSEQRGAQAKPFCISRFRALPCLRAWKSLYITDYFANHLSKFKINSSANDQRLTLLHIVSESGNDTIARTLIDSGANVNATDYYGRRPIHLACCEGKTEVIKLLLDSGADIMAQDNFGLTPFAYAARVDNAAALELVIGRVRLVNGDLFLPKTDGATPLHTAATDGRVDKVRYLIELGANSCAVDRLGRPPLEQAIARGKLGAVKILVEDMMRLGWDVSSLYAGRTALHDAVWVKSRDMIGFLVQKGANANKRDGLGQSAINLAEELGVPLKWFRCPGT, from the coding sequence ATGTCTCTCCTAGATCTGCCCGGGGAGCTCATCTTTCAGATTGCGGGCTATCTCGAGGAATCAGACTTGAATAGCTTCCTCCGGACAAACAGGACCGCGGCTGAAATGCTAACACCAACGCTCTACGACAAAGGCTTTGCAACCGAACATGGTTTTCGATCGGAAGTGCTGGGTCACCTCCTCAACGCCGATGAGGTGGCGGTTGCCATGAAGTTCTACGGCATCCTTCTAGCTAAAATGACCTATCCGCCCGCCGTGGATTCTGAGCAACGCGGCGCCCAGGCAAAACCATTCTGCATCTCTCGTTTTCGCGCACTTCCCTGCCTCCGCGCCTGGAAGTCACTCTACATTACCGATTACTTTGCTAACCATCTTTCGAAATTCAAGATTAACTCCTCCGCCAATGACCAACGTCTTACCCTTCTACACATTGTCTCCGAAAGCGGCAACGACACCATCGCACGCACCCTCATCGACAGCGGTGCCAACGTCAACGCAACGGACTACTACGGGCGCCGCCCGATCCACCTGGCGTGCTGCGAAGGGAAAACAGAAGTAATAAAGCTCCTACTTGATTCGGGTGCCGATATCATGGCCCAAGACAATTTCGGCCTCACTCCGTTTGCGTATGCCGCTCGAGTAGATAACGCCGCTGCATTGGAACTCGTGATTGGGCGAGTCAGACTAGTCAACGGAGATCTATTCCTGCCCAAGACTGACGGCGCCACTCCACTTCACACTGCAGCCACAGATGGCAGAGTGGACAAAGTTCGATATCTTATTGAGTTAGGAGCGAACTCATGCGCCGTTGACCGGCTTGGTCGGCCTCCCTTGGAGCAAGCAATTGCACGAGGTAAATTGGGCGCTGTTAAAATACTGGTAGAGGACATGATGAGGCTGGGGTGGGATGTATCAAGCTTATATGCTGGGAGGACAGCACTACATGATGCTGTATGGGTGAAAAGTAGAGATATGATCGGGTTCTTGGTTCAGAAAGGGGCGAATGCAAACAAACGTGATGGGCTGGGGCAGTCAGCAATAAATCTTGCAGAAGAGTTGGGCGTGCCATTAAAATGGTTTCGGTGTCCAGGCACTTAG
- a CDS encoding uncharacterized protein (EggNog:ENOG410PKFE~COG:Q~BUSCO:9428at33183), with translation MFPVSVSRHVSHGLRTAFPRKLTITIPTTRLTPVSTRFISSTPSLYDSNKNPPNNSKKYPSESSSAAASVEEATEHEGRYARTDESVRVEYPPDDEMPPTPVVQGRGGRHFKRTLASYSLEDRVSVVTGGARGLGLVMGQALVASGSDLAIVDLNIQEAQEQAKNMLAQFQAENPGLDERSLPKITAHQADVGNPDSVDSSVAEILKEHGRIDHLVTSAGFTENFDAVSYPHDRMQKLWSVNVDGSYLFAVAVAKHLMARKSPGSIVFIGSMSGAIVNVPQPQAPYNAAKAAIRHLAASLAVEWASVGIRVNCISPGYMLTALTRKILDDNPDLKEKWTSLIPQGKMGTPEDLMGPVTFLLSDASKYVTGADLRVDGGYTLT, from the exons ATGTTCCCAGTTTCAGTCTCTCGCCATGTATCCCATGGTTTGAGGACTGCTTTTCCCCGAAAACTCACCATCACAATCCCAACAACCCGTCTAACCCCCGTCTCAACCCGCTTCATCTCTTCTACCCCCTCCCTCTACGATTCCAACAAAAACCCGCCAAATAACAGCAAGAAGTATCCCTCTGAGTCATCCTCTGCAGCTGCCAGTGTCGAGGAAGCCACTGAACATGAAGGCCGCTACGCTCGCACGGACGAAAGCGTTCGCGTGGAATATCCCCCAGACGATGAGATGCCCCCTACTCCTGTAGTCCAAGGCCGCGGAGGAAGGCATTTCAAGCGAACATTGGCGTCATACTCGCTGGAGGACCGTGTCTCGGTGGTCACCGGTGGAGCAAGAGGACTGGGATTGGTCATGGGACAAGCGCTGGTGGCGTCCGGTTCGGATTTGGCAATTGTGGACTTGAACA TCCAAGAGGCGCAAGAACAGGCCAAGAACATGCTCGCCCAGTTCCAAGCTGAGAATCCAGGTCTCGACGAAAGATCGCTTCCTAAAATCACCGCCCATCAGGCCGACGTCGGCAACCCAGATTCTGTGGATAGCAGCGTCGCGGAGATCCTCAAGGAGCACGGCCGTATCGATCATCTGGTCACATCTGCGGGGTTCACTGAAAACTTTGACGCCGTGTCCTACCCGCATGATCGCATGCAGAAACTCTGGTCCGTCAACGTTGATGGGTCATATCTTTTTGCAGTTGCTGTTGCCAAACATCTGATGGCTCGCAAGTCGCCTGGCAGCATTGTGTTCATTGGAAGCATGTCTGGTGCCATTGTTAACGTGCCTCAGCCACAAGCGCCGTACAATGCTGCAAAGGCTGCGATAAGGCACTTGGCTGCTTCCTTGGCAGTTGAATGGGCAAGTGTGGGAATCAGAGTGAACTGTATCAGTCCAGGATACATGTTGACTGCCCT GACCCGCAAGATTCTTGACGACAACCCTGATCTCAAAGAGAAGTGGACCTCCCTCATTCCACAAGGCAAAATGGGTACACCTGAAGACCTCATGGGCCCAGTGACGTTCTTATTGAGTGATGCGAGCAAATATGTTACTGGGGCAGATTTGAGGGTTGATGGCGGGTACACTTTGACATAA
- a CDS encoding uncharacterized protein (EggNog:ENOG410PHUI~COG:I~BUSCO:2369at33183), with amino-acid sequence MSLQSFISRLPPASSLSRRALLRSAARNSSSLSSTSGRDGTSLNSILIANRGEIALRVGRTAGQHGVRVTTLYTDPDASSQHALSSPFAFNLGETSAYLDGDRIIEIAKREGCKGIHPGYGFLSENAGFAQKCTQAGLVFIGPPWKAIEAMGDKSRSKEIMTAAGVPCVPGYHGSNQDPDLLQKEADKIGYPVLIKAIKGGGGKGMRICSSRETFQDQLMSAKSESKNSFGDDQVLIEKYITTPRHIEVQVFADKHGNCVALGERDCSIQRRHQKILEESPAPHLPQATRKDIWEKARAAALAVGYEGAGTVEFIFDNDTGEFYFMEMNTRLQVEHPVTEMVTGQDLVHWQLLVAEGAPLPLTQEEIEAKIATSGHAIEARIYAENPDQGFVPDSGRLIHVRTPKPTEDIRIDAGFVAGDEVSSHYDPMISKLIVRGANRTEALRSLAAALEQYEVAGPMTNIEFIKRVCRSADFAAGEVETGYIEKHREELFRKEPIEPEVLAQATLACYLDGSLTGPAGSAVGFSPAYQQRQFAFVQATAPGEPEGTPFNTQIEQTEPNNFNITVDGKTFTNVQRRVGTAQNVFTSFFPHTRLDTTVIRDEDNVTVFQRGKQYRLRIPRAKWMEKALGIKDVANSVIAPMPCKILRVTVAEGDTVEKDQPLVVIESMKMETVIRAPHNGIISKVVHKQGDICKAGTPLVEFAGGDEAGK; translated from the exons CGTCCGAGTAACCACTCTGTACACCGATCCAGATGCCTCCTCTCAACATGCGCTGAGCTCCCCCTTCGCTTTCAATCTCGGCGAGACTTCTGCGTATCTAGATGGAGATCGGATAATTGAGATTGCAAAGCGTGAGGGCTGCAAGGGAATTCACCCGGGCTATGGCTTT TTGAGTGAAAATGCCGGCTTTGCACAAAAGTGCACGCAGGCAGGACTCGTGTTTATCGGTCCACCATGGAAGGCGATAGAGGCTATGGGAGACAAGAG CCGATCAAAGGAGATCATGACCGCCGCCGGTGTACCCTGTGTACCTGGTTACCATGGGTCAAACCAGGATCCCGACCTTCTTCAGAAGGAAGCCGACAAGATTGGATACCCTGTTCTAATTAAGGCCATCAAGGGAGGTGGCGGCAAGGGCATGCGTATCTGCTCCTCCAGAGAAACCTTCCAGGACCAACTCATGTCCGCCAAATCAGAGTCGAAAAATTCGTTCGGCGACGACCAGGTGCTCATTGAGAAATATATCACGACGCCTAGACATATCGAAGTGCAAGTGTTTGCCGACAAGCATGGAAACTGTGTGGCTCTGGGGGAGCGAGACTGCAGCATCCAACGCCGACATCAGAAGATCTTGGAAGAGTCCCCGGCTCCACATTTGCCGCAGGCTACGAGAAAAGACATTTGGGAGAAAGCTAGAGCTGCCGCTTTGGCCGTTGGGTATGAAGGTGCAGGAACAGTCGAATTCATCTTTGATAATGACACGGGCGAATTCTACTTCATGGAAATGAACACTCGGTTGCAAGTCGAGCATCCTGTCACTGAGATGGTCACCGGTCAAGACCTCGTCCACTGGCAACTGTTGGTGGCCGAAGGCGCACCTTTGCCCTTGACCCAGGAAGAAATCGAAGCCAAGATCGCCACAAGCGGACATGCCATCGAGGCCAGAATCTACGCTGAAAACCCAGACCAAGGATTCGTGCCTGATTCCGGTCGCTTGATCCACGTCCGTACCCCCAAGCCTACCGAGGATATCCGAATTGATGCAGGATTTGTCGCGGGCGATGAAGTTTCTTCGCATTACGACCCTATGATCTCCAAGTTAATTGTCAGGGGTGCCAACCGAACCGAAGCTCTTCGAAGCCTCGCCGCTGCTCTCGAACAGTATGAAGTCGCTGGACCGATGACAAATattgaattcatcaagcgGGTATGTCGGAGTGCGGATTTCGCAGCGGGTGAGGTTGAAACAGGGTACATCGAGAAGCACCGCGAGGAACTGTTCAGAAAAGAGCCCATCGAACCCGAGGTGCTAGCTCAGGCGACTCTGGCGTGCTACTTGGACGGCAGCCTGACCGGACCGGCTGGCTCCGCCGTTGGTTTCAGCCCTGCTTATCAGCAACGACAGTTTGCTTTTGTGCAGGCCACCGCACCGGGAGAGCCGGAAGGAACCCCGTTCAACACCCAGATCGAGCAGACGGAACCCAACAATTTTAACATCACCGTCGACGGAAAAACGTTCACGAACGTTCAGAGGCGGGTAGGCACCGCGCAAAATGTGTTCACATCGTTTTTCCCACATACGAGACTCGACACGACGGTGATCCGAGACGAAGATAACGTAACTGTCTTTCAGCGGGGAAAACAGTATCGGCTAAGAATCCCACGCGCCAAATGGATGGAGAAAGCACTTGGAATTAAGGATGTTGCAAACAGCGTGATCGCGCCAATGCCATGCAAGATTCTGCGAGTGACGGTCGCAGAAGGCGACACGGTGGAGAAGGATCAGCCACTGGTTGTCATTGAAAGTATGAAGATGGAGACGGTGATCCGCGCTCCTCACAACGGCATAATATCGAAGGTGGTACATAAACAAGGG GACATTTGCAAAGCCGGGACACCGCTAGTTGAATTTGCCGGCGGCGACGAAGCGGGAAAATAg